One Symphalangus syndactylus isolate Jambi chromosome 20, NHGRI_mSymSyn1-v2.1_pri, whole genome shotgun sequence DNA segment encodes these proteins:
- the MRPS23 gene encoding small ribosomal subunit protein mS23, translated as MMAGSRLETVGSIFSRTRDLVRAGVLKEKPLWFDVYNAFPPLREPVFQRPRVRYGKAKAPIQDIWYHEDRIRAKFYSVYGSGQRAFDLFNPNFKSTCQRFVEKYTELQKLGETDEEKLFVETGKALLAEGVILRRVGEARTQHEGSHVSRKSEHLSVRPQTALEENETQKEVPQDQHLEAPADQSKSLSPP; from the exons ATGATGGCAGGCAGCCGGCTGGAAACCGTAGGGAGCATCTTCTCGCG GACTCGGGACCTGGTTCGGGCCGGGGTGCTGAAGGAGAAGCCCCTGTGGTTTGACGTATATAACGCCTTTCCCCCGCTGAGGGAACCCGTCTTCCAAAGGCCCCGAGTGCGATATGGCAAAGCCAAAGCTCCCATCCAGGACATCTGGTACCACGAGGATCGGATTAGAGC gaAGTTTTATTCAGTGTATGGGTCTGGTCAAAGAGCTTTTGATCTATTCAATCCAAACTTCAAGTCTACCTGTCAACG GTTTGTGGAGAAGTACACTGAACTACAGAAACTTGGAGAAACAGATGAAGAGAAGTTATTTGTGGAAACAGGGAAGGCTTTATTGGCAGAAGGTGTCATTTTAAGACGAGTAGGCGAAGCAAGGACT CAACACGAAGGTAGTCACGTTTCCCGGAAATCCGAACACTTGAGTGTCAGACCACAGACTGCGTTGGAAGAAAACGAGactcagaaagaagttccacaggaccAGCATTTGGAGGCACCTGCAGACCAGTCGAAAAGTCTCTCGCCTCCCTGA